The sequence GCCCGGTCACCATCGACTTCGAGTACACCGGCAACGCCGTCGACCCCTACGGCAACCTGCGGGTCGGTCTGGAGGGGGCGGTGACCATCTCCCGCAAGGAGTTCGGCGTGACCTGGAACGCGGCCCTGGAGGGCGGCGGTGTGCTGGTCGGCGACAAGATCGTGCTGGAGTTCGACATCTCCGCGATCAAGCAGGCTCAGTAGCGGGCGGAGGGCTGATAGGGATCCGGCCGGCGACACCGGTCCGGCCGCATCACCGCAGGTGGTCCGGCCGGACCGGGCCGGGCCCGCCGTCGACCGTCAGCCGGACCGGTGCCGTCGTCGGGGGCCGCGGCAGGCGCAGGCCCGGGCCGCCGGGCGTGATCGAACCGAGGACGCTCGCGCGCCGGGCGCCGGTGCACGCGGGGACGGTGCCCGGCAGGCCGTGCGCGGTGAGCCAGCCCAGTACGGCGAAGGCGTACGCCTCCTTCGCCCCCGCGGGCAGCCCGAGTTCGTCCGAGGACCGCACCACGCACCCACCGCGCCGGCCGCGACCGGCGACCCCGTCGGCCCGACCTGCGCCCAGTTCCTGCCGTAGCCGGTCCATCAGCACCGGGTTGCGGGTCCCGCCTCCGGACGCGATCACCTCGGTCGCCCCGAAGGGCCGGATCGCGTCGGCGACCGTCCGGGCCGTGAGCCGGGTCAGCGTGGCGACGACGTCCTCGACGGACAGCGGCTCGCACGCGTCCAGTGCCGCGCGCAGATAGGGCAGGTGGAAGCGTTCCTTACCCGTCGTCTTCGGTGCGGGCCGGGCGTAGTACGGGTCGGCGAGCAACCGTCGCAGCAGCGGCGGGTGGACCGTGCCCCGCGCGGCGAGGGCCCCGTCCACATCCATCGTGGGCGCGTCGCCCGGGGTGTCGCGCAAGGTGTCGCCCTGGGCGTCGCGCCCCGCCAGGGCGGTCACGGCCGCGTCGATCAGCGCGTTGGCGGGGCCGGTGTCGAAGGCCAGCGGTTCACCTCCGGTGCCCGCCACCCCACCCGGCACGACCGTGACGTTCCCGATCCCGCCCAGATTGAGTGCGACCGGTACCCCGGGGCGTCCCCGCAGCCACATCACGTCGACGATGCTGACCAGCGGCGCACCCTGCCCCCCGGCCGCCACGTCGCGGGTACGGAAGCCGGAGACCACGGGCCGGCCGGTCGCCTCGGCGATCCAGGCCGCCTCGCCGATCTGGAGGGTGCCGTGCACCCGGCCGTCCTCGGTCCAGTGGAAGACGGTCTGCCCGTGCGACGCCACCAGGTCGGCCCGTCCGCCGCACAGCTCCGCGTCGGCCCGCACCGCCGCCGCGGCGAAGGCCTGTCCGATGCGGGTGTCGAGCCGGCAGACCGTGGCCAGGTCCACCCGGGCGGGCGGCAG comes from Streptomyces virginiae and encodes:
- a CDS encoding anhydro-N-acetylmuramic acid kinase; protein product: MRVVGLMSGTSYDAIDAAAADLSLHGDTLVLTPLGMISTAYDDDLRADLAGALPPARVDLATVCRLDTRIGQAFAAAAVRADAELCGGRADLVASHGQTVFHWTEDGRVHGTLQIGEAAWIAEATGRPVVSGFRTRDVAAGGQGAPLVSIVDVMWLRGRPGVPVALNLGGIGNVTVVPGGVAGTGGEPLAFDTGPANALIDAAVTALAGRDAQGDTLRDTPGDAPTMDVDGALAARGTVHPPLLRRLLADPYYARPAPKTTGKERFHLPYLRAALDACEPLSVEDVVATLTRLTARTVADAIRPFGATEVIASGGGTRNPVLMDRLRQELGAGRADGVAGRGRRGGCVVRSSDELGLPAGAKEAYAFAVLGWLTAHGLPGTVPACTGARRASVLGSITPGGPGLRLPRPPTTAPVRLTVDGGPGPVRPDHLR